The proteins below are encoded in one region of Nitrosomonas ureae:
- the motA gene encoding flagellar motor stator protein MotA: MLVSVGYLIIIISVFGGFALAGGHLASLWQPVEVLMIGGGAIGAFVVGNSNKALKATMKALPTVFKGSKYTKALYMDLMTLLYEVLGKIRKEGLMSIEGDVDDPSNSPIFTKYPDILADHHITEFITDYLRLMVGGNLNSLEIESLMDSELETHHQEGEVPVHCVAKLGDGLPAFGIVAAVMGVVHTMESVHLPPAELGILIAAALVGTFLGILLAYGFVSPLAGKLEHNLHESSKMFECIKITLLANLNGYSPVLAVEFGRKVLFTTERPSFLELEEHVKQSKSR; this comes from the coding sequence ATGCTCGTATCGGTTGGTTATCTCATTATTATCATTTCAGTATTTGGCGGTTTTGCTCTGGCAGGCGGTCACTTGGCTTCTTTATGGCAACCTGTGGAAGTTCTCATGATCGGTGGTGGTGCTATTGGTGCGTTTGTGGTTGGCAACTCAAACAAAGCGCTCAAAGCCACGATGAAGGCTTTACCTACCGTTTTCAAGGGTTCTAAATATACCAAAGCGCTTTATATGGATCTGATGACATTACTTTATGAGGTGCTTGGAAAGATTCGCAAAGAAGGACTGATGTCCATTGAAGGGGATGTGGATGATCCATCGAATAGTCCTATTTTCACCAAATATCCGGATATCTTGGCCGATCATCATATCACCGAATTTATTACCGATTATTTACGGTTAATGGTCGGCGGCAATCTTAACTCTCTGGAAATCGAGAGTCTCATGGACAGCGAATTGGAAACGCATCACCAAGAAGGGGAAGTACCTGTTCATTGTGTCGCAAAACTGGGTGATGGGCTGCCAGCTTTTGGTATCGTGGCAGCAGTTATGGGCGTAGTACATACAATGGAATCCGTTCACCTCCCACCTGCGGAATTAGGCATTCTGATCGCTGCAGCTTTAGTGGGTACATTCCTGGGAATTTTGCTGGCTTATGGATTTGTCAGTCCACTGGCCGGTAAGCTCGAACATAATCTACATGAATCCAGCAAAATGTTTGAGTGCATCAAGATTACATTATTAGCCAATTTAAACGGCTACTCACCTGTGCTTGCGGTTGAATTCGGTAGAAAAGTGTTGTTTACCACCGAAAGACCTTCTTTCTTAGAACTGGAAGAACATGTTAAACAAAGTAAATCCCGGTAA
- a CDS encoding ABCB family ABC transporter ATP-binding protein/permease, which produces MRPTRLEKPAATRSNLKTIAALLPYLWEFKVRVVLALSLLVLAKLANVSVPLVLKEIVDALDQTRAELTLPVFLLLSYGVLRLCSTLFGELRDAIFAKVTQRAIRRIANKVFSHLHSLSLRFHLERQTGGVSRDIERGTRGISFLLNFMLFNILPTLLEIGLVLIILISQYDIRFAIIIVLTLLAYIALTLIVTEWRMIFRRTMNNMDSKANTQAIDSLLNYETVKYFGNESWEARRYDEHLQSWEKAAIRNQTSLAALNAGQSAIIAVGVTLLMLLAADQVIDGHMTLGDLVLINAFMLQLYMPLHFLGFVYREIKHSLADMERMFTLLEENKEIQDKPDAWILDVKNAAIHFNHINFSYEPNRQILFDVSFDIPAGQNIAVVGHSGSGKSTLARLLFRFYDVQSGCIQINDQDIRDVTQQSLRSAMGIVPQDTVLFNDSIYYNIAYGRPDATTDEVYAAAKSAHIDDFIESLPDKYETIVGERGLKLSGGEKQRVAIARTILKNPAMLIFDEATSALDSHSEKRIQVELKRIAKNRTTLTIAHRLSTIADADQILVMDHGRIIERGTHQQLLAMNDQYARMWELQRQKEADQNSPLILTAS; this is translated from the coding sequence ATGCGCCCTACCCGCCTTGAGAAGCCAGCGGCTACCCGCAGCAATCTTAAAACAATTGCTGCACTGCTACCCTATCTATGGGAATTTAAAGTCAGAGTTGTGCTTGCGCTTAGCTTGCTGGTATTGGCCAAATTAGCCAACGTTTCTGTCCCATTGGTACTGAAGGAAATTGTCGATGCTTTGGATCAAACGCGCGCCGAACTGACGCTACCCGTTTTTTTGCTGCTGAGTTATGGCGTATTACGCCTGTGCAGCACTTTATTTGGCGAATTACGCGATGCCATCTTCGCCAAGGTGACGCAACGAGCGATCCGGCGTATTGCCAACAAAGTATTCAGCCACCTGCATTCGCTGTCATTGCGTTTTCATTTGGAACGACAGACCGGTGGAGTTTCGCGCGATATCGAACGCGGCACGCGCGGTATTTCATTCCTGCTGAATTTTATGCTGTTCAATATCTTGCCGACACTGCTGGAAATTGGTTTGGTATTGATCATTCTGATTAGCCAGTACGATATCCGGTTTGCCATCATCATTGTTTTGACCTTGTTGGCTTATATTGCGTTGACGCTGATCGTCACCGAATGGCGCATGATTTTCCGCCGCACCATGAACAATATGGACTCCAAGGCCAACACCCAGGCAATCGACAGTTTGCTGAATTACGAAACGGTCAAATACTTTGGCAATGAATCCTGGGAAGCCCGGCGTTACGATGAACATCTACAATCATGGGAAAAAGCCGCCATACGCAATCAAACTTCGCTGGCAGCACTGAATGCAGGACAAAGCGCAATTATTGCTGTCGGGGTCACACTACTCATGCTATTGGCAGCCGACCAGGTAATCGATGGCCATATGACGCTGGGCGATCTGGTGTTGATCAATGCTTTTATGCTGCAACTCTATATGCCATTGCATTTCCTCGGTTTTGTGTACCGTGAAATCAAGCATTCGCTTGCAGACATGGAACGCATGTTTACTTTGCTGGAAGAAAACAAAGAAATTCAGGACAAACCCGATGCCTGGATACTTGATGTCAAAAATGCGGCGATCCATTTTAATCATATAAATTTTAGCTATGAGCCTAATCGTCAAATTCTGTTTGATGTCAGCTTCGATATCCCTGCCGGGCAAAATATCGCTGTTGTAGGTCACAGTGGCTCAGGAAAATCCACACTGGCGCGTTTGTTGTTCCGCTTTTATGACGTGCAATCAGGCTGCATCCAAATCAATGATCAGGATATCCGTGACGTCACGCAACAAAGCTTGCGCAGTGCCATGGGTATCGTGCCACAAGACACCGTGCTATTTAATGATAGCATTTATTACAACATTGCATATGGGCGCCCGGATGCCACGACGGATGAAGTTTATGCAGCAGCAAAGTCAGCACATATCGATGATTTCATTGAAAGTCTTCCTGATAAATATGAAACCATCGTCGGCGAACGTGGCTTGAAACTATCGGGTGGTGAAAAACAACGTGTAGCCATCGCCCGCACCATTTTAAAGAATCCGGCCATGCTGATTTTTGACGAAGCCACATCAGCACTGGATTCACATTCAGAAAAACGGATTCAAGTCGAATTAAAACGCATCGCAAAGAATCGAACGACATTGACCATAGCGCACCGATTATCCACTATTGCGGATGCTGACCAGATCCTGGTCATGGATCATGGACGCATCATTGAACGTGGCACACATCAGCAGTTGCTGGCAATGAACGATCAATATGCGCGTATGTGGGAATTACAGCGACAAAAAGAAGCCGATCAAAATTCACCCCTAATTTTAACCGCTAGTTAA
- a CDS encoding NRAMP family divalent metal transporter, translating to MSPPKLLNHFISRLGPGLLYAGAAVGVSHLVQSTQAGGMFGLELIIAIIIIHLIKYPFFEFGPRYTAATGQHILHGYLKLGKWAIWLYLLLSISTMFIVQAAITVVTAGLIKSIFGLEGFGGHDPKIIEFIIGSILLLFALILLVSGHYKLLDKLMKIIILVLTITSVAAVIMLLFDNPGHHKSATVFFSFSDTVHLVFLATFLGWMPAPLDLAVWHSIWAKSKNESSGKLTSMQDALFDFRVGYIGTAFLAICFLLLGALVMYGSNVPFAAGGAAFAGQLLDMYKQALGEWAYPIVAIAALATMFSTTLTVLDAFPRSISASLELLFPRKSLLNNEKTYLVWLLIIITGTLFILFFYLTSMREMVKIATIVSFVAAPLLAVLNMQAVFSKNMPDQYRPGKLMWIWCWSGVVALSGCSITYLLLL from the coding sequence ATGTCACCGCCCAAGCTTTTAAATCATTTTATTTCTCGCCTAGGCCCTGGATTACTCTATGCGGGCGCAGCTGTGGGGGTTTCTCATCTGGTTCAATCCACTCAAGCCGGCGGCATGTTTGGATTGGAATTAATTATTGCGATTATTATTATTCATTTAATCAAATATCCTTTCTTCGAATTCGGCCCGCGCTATACCGCAGCAACGGGGCAGCATATCTTGCACGGATATTTAAAACTGGGGAAATGGGCCATATGGCTTTATCTACTCTTGTCGATATCGACCATGTTCATCGTTCAAGCCGCCATTACTGTAGTAACAGCTGGTTTAATAAAGAGTATTTTTGGCCTTGAAGGATTTGGCGGGCATGATCCCAAAATAATTGAATTTATTATCGGCAGTATTTTACTGCTGTTTGCTTTGATTTTGCTGGTCAGTGGTCACTATAAGCTTCTGGATAAACTGATGAAAATAATTATCCTGGTGCTCACAATCACTTCGGTTGCTGCTGTGATCATGCTGTTGTTTGACAACCCCGGACATCACAAATCCGCCACTGTATTTTTCTCATTTTCTGATACGGTGCATTTAGTTTTTTTGGCCACTTTTCTTGGCTGGATGCCCGCACCTCTCGATCTTGCCGTATGGCATTCCATTTGGGCTAAAAGCAAAAATGAGAGTAGCGGTAAGTTAACCAGCATGCAAGATGCCCTGTTCGACTTTAGGGTGGGTTATATTGGAACTGCTTTTCTGGCGATCTGCTTTTTATTATTGGGTGCGCTGGTGATGTATGGCAGTAACGTTCCTTTTGCGGCCGGAGGCGCTGCCTTTGCAGGACAATTGCTGGATATGTACAAACAAGCATTAGGCGAGTGGGCTTATCCCATTGTTGCCATCGCCGCATTGGCGACTATGTTCAGCACGACCTTGACCGTACTCGATGCTTTTCCACGCTCAATCAGCGCCTCCCTGGAATTATTATTCCCGCGAAAATCACTGCTGAATAATGAAAAAACCTATTTGGTCTGGCTACTGATTATTATTACAGGAACATTATTTATCCTCTTCTTTTATCTTACCTCGATGCGTGAAATGGTTAAAATTGCCACCATCGTCTCTTTCGTTGCAGCCCCGCTTCTCGCCGTACTAAACATGCAGGCCGTATTTAGTAAAAATATGCCCGATCAGTATCGTCCGGGAAAACTGATGTGGATTTGGTGCTGGTCGGGGGTTGTCGCTTTGTCCGGATGCTCGATTACCTATTTGTTATTACTTTAA
- the ybaL gene encoding YbaL family putative K(+) efflux transporter, with amino-acid sequence MEHDITLITTIAAGFGLALVFGFIAEKLKTPALVGYLLAGIAISPSTPGFVADIDIASQLSEIGVMLLMFGVGLHFSLNDLLAVKRIAVPGAIVQMTVATLLGMALADWWGWDFGAGLVLGLSLSCASTVVLLKAVESRGLLDTMTGRIAVGWLIVEDLVTVLILVLLPSFATMLGGSNGAETTTEPLWQTIGTTLLLVSAFIAIMLVVGLRVLPWLLWQVARTGSRELFTLAVVAAAICIAYGAAALFNVSFALGAFFAGMVMRESKFSHRAAEESLPLRDAFAVLFFVSVGMLFDPTVLIDEPMHVLAVVAIIIVGKSIAAMLLVLILRYPLNTALTVAASLGQIGEFSFILAGLGLTLELMPAEGMSLVLAGALISIAFNPIAFAVIAPLRNLILKHSAVARKYESRDDPYAELPMSTERKFLHGQVVLVGYGHVGERIAQALRGQDIPFVVAEQNRELVQDLRKQNINAVSGDATEPSVLIQAHITDAAMLVIAIPDPLNVRQMIDTARTLNPEIEIVLRTRNEDETALLRQDKVGTVFFSEEELAKSMTHHILQRFDTNSENDTIKH; translated from the coding sequence ATGGAACATGACATTACACTGATCACCACGATCGCAGCAGGTTTTGGTTTGGCTTTGGTTTTTGGCTTTATCGCTGAAAAACTGAAAACCCCCGCATTGGTTGGCTATCTATTAGCCGGAATTGCAATCAGTCCCTCCACACCGGGATTTGTCGCGGATATTGACATTGCCTCGCAATTATCGGAAATCGGTGTAATGCTGTTGATGTTTGGTGTCGGATTACATTTCTCCTTGAATGATCTGTTAGCTGTCAAGCGTATCGCCGTACCAGGTGCAATCGTGCAAATGACTGTTGCAACTTTACTGGGTATGGCCCTGGCCGATTGGTGGGGGTGGGATTTTGGCGCAGGGCTGGTACTAGGCTTATCATTATCCTGCGCCAGTACGGTCGTGCTTCTCAAAGCAGTTGAATCACGAGGGTTACTGGACACCATGACCGGTCGAATTGCGGTTGGGTGGTTGATTGTTGAAGATTTAGTTACAGTTTTGATTCTAGTGCTACTGCCATCATTTGCTACCATGCTGGGAGGATCAAATGGAGCTGAAACGACAACGGAACCCCTGTGGCAAACAATCGGAACCACTTTACTGTTAGTTTCGGCCTTTATCGCAATCATGCTTGTTGTCGGGCTGCGTGTATTACCGTGGTTACTATGGCAGGTTGCACGCACCGGCTCACGCGAACTGTTCACGCTGGCTGTGGTTGCTGCCGCCATTTGTATCGCCTATGGCGCTGCGGCATTGTTTAATGTGTCGTTTGCATTGGGCGCCTTCTTTGCCGGTATGGTAATGCGCGAATCAAAATTCAGTCATCGCGCTGCGGAAGAATCCCTACCGCTCCGTGATGCTTTTGCAGTGTTATTTTTTGTTTCCGTAGGCATGTTGTTCGATCCTACCGTATTGATCGATGAGCCTATGCATGTGTTAGCGGTGGTCGCAATTATTATCGTGGGAAAATCAATAGCGGCCATGTTGCTGGTGCTGATTCTGCGTTATCCATTGAATACTGCATTGACAGTGGCGGCCAGTCTTGGACAAATCGGCGAATTTTCGTTTATTCTGGCCGGCTTGGGGCTCACTCTTGAATTGATGCCCGCAGAAGGGATGAGTCTGGTACTTGCGGGTGCGCTGATTTCTATTGCCTTTAATCCGATTGCATTTGCCGTTATTGCGCCTCTGCGTAATTTGATCTTGAAACATTCTGCCGTGGCACGCAAATATGAAAGCCGGGATGATCCCTATGCTGAGCTCCCGATGAGTACCGAACGCAAATTTTTGCACGGTCAGGTTGTGCTCGTCGGCTATGGTCACGTAGGTGAACGTATTGCACAGGCACTTAGGGGACAGGATATTCCGTTTGTCGTTGCTGAGCAAAACCGTGAGCTGGTACAGGACTTGCGAAAACAGAATATTAATGCGGTATCCGGGGATGCGACAGAACCCTCGGTATTAATTCAGGCCCATATTACCGACGCGGCAATGTTAGTCATTGCAATCCCCGATCCGTTAAATGTTCGCCAGATGATTGATACCGCACGTACCTTAAACCCTGAAATCGAGATTGTATTACGCACCCGCAATGAAGATGAAACGGCATTACTGCGCCAGGATAAGGTGGGCACCGTATTTTTCAGTGAAGAGGAGCTTGCTAAAAGCATGACTCATCATATATTGCAACGCTTTGATACAAATTCAGAGAATGACACAATAAAGCACTAA